CCTTTTCTCCTCGAGCTTATGACTCCAACTGACCCATGACAAAACTTCAGAAACACTTTCAGaatttttgttcaatctttcttctcttttcctgAACAAAAAGGTTAAAAAGAGGTGTAAAGAAACAAATTCACATGACATCAAACATGTTTTGGAAAAATGGCTTTTTAAAGTTCTGGAAGAATTGTCACACTGCCAACATAGAATgcaaaaaaaagtagaagagaTAAATACGATGTAAATCACTATACCAAATAATCACCATTCAGCTAAACTAATTTAGACACAAAAATCCAAGGGAATGCTGGAAAAACAAGTAACttaaataataactaatacAGTGCAAAGTACAACGCAGCTACTGGCAAAACACAAGCACAACCAAGATAGTAGGAAAGTATGGTCAACATGTATTATGTAGGAAAGTATCATTTGTAATGCATGATTGTTTGGTGGCAACCAGTGTAAAGACTGAAAGGAGTTAGGAGTTAGGAAATgcacaaaagaaagaataatgttaaaaaatataatcttatttaCTTACGAAAATAAGTTTAGAATAGGAATGTAGAAAGCCTACAAATTTTATGTTAAGGGCCATCCTCTTGCATGGTCAGTTGGTCACATTTTGCTGATGCTCTTGAAGCTTGAATGTTTCTAtaactctttctttttcacttcAAATATATGGTTCCAACAAGTGTAAACTTTTATTTACCTACATGTTCTTACCTAGTTTGTATGCACTTGTAATGTTTAACTGTCATTTGaatcttctatatatatatatatatataattttgaaggTGATGGAATGAAAATATATGAACTCTTATCAGACATTGGCACAGAGAAATTGGGGTTTTCATAACCTTTTTAATTGTCTATACTCTTTGCAGTATGGAGTCTCGGATCGATGAGGTGCTAGAGATCTTGGACCCCAGTCCGCTTTAGAGGTCAGTGTTGACGTGACAACTATATCATCGATCAGAGGCCATTTGGAATAGCGAGGTGAAATTTCTAGTTCTAACAACtgctttaatttttatgttgGCTTTGACTTTTTGTTAGCAAGTTCTTTCAAAGTTGTATTTCTAGTTCTAACAACcgctataatttttattgattttatagGACCCGGGCCCACTTATGTGCCGTGGTTGCACTAAGGAGATGGCAAACGTTCAAATGCAAGATAATCAGATAATTGACATTATCAAATTGCTAAGGCTGGAAGTATTGTTTAGAGCCCTTTCCAGAGAGATAGATCATTGCCTAATATCGACCCTAGTTAAGTGATGGCGGCCGAAGACTCATACGTTCCATCTTCCACGTGGTGAGATGTCAATCACCCTACAAGATGTGGAGGTGATTTTCGGACTTCCTATAGACGGTGAGGTCTTGGTTGGGCCTACTGCTATGGAGGATAGGGACTGGAGTCAAGTGTGTGGAGAGTTGCTTGGTTTTACTCTGCCAAATGACAATAAAACTTTGGTGGGGCAAAGAATTCTCATCAGCTGACTTGTTGAGGCCATTGCAGTGCCACTACCTTATGATACAACGGAGATTCAGATACACCAGTATGTCCGATGCTATATGTTAGCGCTAGTAGGGGATAAACTTTTCATGGACAAGTCAGGAGATAGGGTGCATCTGATGTTCCTGAACTTCATGTGCAACCTTCGTGATACGCGACAGTGTAGTTGGGGTAATGGTTGCCTAACCTGGTTGTACAGAGAGTTGTATCGGGCAAGCGAGAAAGGGGCATCGCAGATTGGTGGGGCATGCACCTTGGTCCAATATTGGGCATGGGCAAGCTTACCATTCTGTGCTCGAGGATAGAGCCCCTACCTAGATGTGATTATGGCCCATGGTCATATGCTCCACTTGCATTTAAGTAGGTTTTTTCCTAATATTTAGTGTGTTATGCAATGTACTCTTCTTAATAactaaattgtatttttcttatgttattCGCTCGTAATTGTAGGTGGGTGCAGGTGCCAAGCCCGAAGAGTAGGCCATCCAGCATGGCCTTGGTCCACTATCGCGAGCAATTAGTGACAATTTTGTAGCCAGTCCAagtaataatattcaaaaattttgtttggttataaTAATTTTCCTAAAGAATATGATTGCTTCATCCTTTTACAtatcttttgttaaaatttttgtttttccctttatctATGTATTCTCCCTTGTTTCACATTTTAAGATGCTACGATAATTGTTGTTTATTTCTATTGTAGATTGTGTGGTAGCCATACGAGGCAGACTTCGGCCACCTTCCTGAGTTCTGCGTTGCAGGGAGAGATACATGGACAGTAAGGGTGCTGCTTGTGTGTTTTTGCATAGTAGAGAGACACCACCCGGACTGTGTCCTTCGACAGTTTGGGTTGGTACAGAAGCGGCCTGACGATGTTGTCTACGATGACAGACTGCATAAAATAGACTTACATGGGAAGGTGGAAAAGAATTGGAGGGAGGAGCATGGACCGTATATCATTTCATGGGAAATGAGATGACTACAAGTTTGTCATGCACCTCCTCAGATTGGTGAGATGCCCCGCGATCATGCCTCTTACCTCTGGTACTGTTCGAACACTCGAAAGTATGTCGACCGCAACAGCATTAAATTAGATATAATGGTAATGtgttctaattaaattttattgcgTATTTCATTTTACTTGAGTACATATATGAACGTAGAATCAATTTCTATGAATTTTTCAGCAAATCTAGTTTGAGTTAACTGACATCCAATTAAAGAGTTTCTGTTACATATAGTATTCTAATAAAACTATTAGTTTTTAGTTGAGTATTTAAGTAGATTAATGAGTACTATATTATCCATTCATTAATTGATACATAACTGTCTCAAATATGATTGTACTGGTTCTTTCTCTGTTTCAAATTCAAAGCCATTTAGCGCTGTTGGAGATGCTTCTTGAAGGCAGCCAAGCTCACAACCATGTCTGGCGTGTCCTAAATAATGTGGCTGGCCTTGGTGGTGGTCCTACAGCAAATGGGCAGGGAAACAATGGGCATGAGACTGAACCAACAGCTACTGCAACCCCAAGCACAAGCGCAGCACTCGTAAGTACATGGACCCGTGGTCAGCGTGCTATTACAAGCCCAAGCACAAGCACAACTAGGGGCCGTGGTCGGCCTGCTCCAGCAAGCCCAAGCACAAGTGCAGCCAGGGGCCGTGGTATGCCTGCTACAGTAAGCCCGAGCACAAGTGCAACCAGGGGCCGTGGTCGGCGTGCAACAACCCCTCGGGTTGTAACTAGTCCTCAGATGCCTACACCCGTCCAGCACTCATCTCCTCAGCCTGAGGTCCCTCCACCCATCCCAGATGCATCTCATCAGCCCGAGGTCCCTTCACCCAGCCCACTTTCACAGCCCAATTTTGATCTTAGTATTGATCAAAATTTGACCCCTCCTATACTCCCCGAGACACCCTTTTACCCACCCACTAGCTCTACTACACCCACTCCTAGCCTCTACATAGAGCATCATTACCCACCTACTGCATCCTCATCTGATCCTCTAGGACCTCTGGTTGGGATTGACACTCTACAGCCACATACTGATATACCAGACGAGCATCCCCCTCATCAGCCCTCACCCCCACGAGGTAGACCGCAGCGCACTAGAAGAGCACCTACTTGTGGGACAGGTGGACACAAAATAGGACACCGAGGTAGCTCTATGGTATAATAACATTAATTAGAATgtaatgatatattttgtagttCACTTTATTCTTATCATTATACTGAATATTGATTGCATGCATCTAATGGAATTTGCAGCATGATGATGAGCCTAAGGATGATGCCCCACAGCCTCCTCCCCCGCCCAAACATTACACGAGggttaaaaaatgcaaaattagtgAACCTTGAGTAAGTGCTAAAGTCATGGAATTGGACCATCATTGTATGATATCAATTTTCATCAATTGAATGACCAACAACTCATTTTATGGTTTAAAGTTAGCTCAACTGCTTAAGTCTCTTGTCATCAAATCCTAAGTCCCATGTTTTGAGACAATAGGTTCAAATCCTActgaattgataatttttaataatgaaaaGCAATTTGGAGaacttatcaaaattttttttttcaattattgcGGCATAGGAATTTAATGGATTGCTGATGTAACATGTTATAAGAAACGATTTTGGTTGATTGATTTGATGTCGGTAGTGATATggtggtttttgttttgagatttgcagatattgaaaattttgaagaatggAAGTGTGAGAGGCCTTAGTGTTGTGGCCTTTGAGCTTGAAGTAGTCGGCTACACCATTGCACTAGCGTATTGTCTCCACCAAGGGCTTCCCTTTTCAGCTTTTGGGGAGTTGGCGTTTCTTTTGGTCCAAGGTATGTCGGCGATTCCATGTTTGCTTTCTATCTAAAGCATTGTAGTAATGCAGGTGTTGAAAACAAAGTACAAAGTCATGCTTGTGAGTTGGGTGGGTGTAATGGGCTGTGCTTGCATCATGAGTGTGTGTAGAACTGTATGTGTTCTTGTCTGGCCCATAGACTTGATCCTGCATAGCTAATGACTTTGGCGCAAATGACGCTTCTTCCTCCTGCAAGAATGGTTGGAGGGTGAGGGCTTGCGTTTAATACCCGTTGTgagtgtgtaacttaccaataaaaggTTGAATTGACACCCTAGGAGTTATAACAAGTCACGCGTGATCAGTGGCTGCTGAATTTGGGTTTCTGTGGAGTCATGGTTATGGTGGGGGCCAACAATGGCTTACGTGTTTTGAACTGGGAACAATGTCACCCCGAGTCAGGTGACTCAATTTGTTGGTTGCCAGGGTTACGTAATGTTGGAATTGCATGTGATGTTGGTAAAATATGATTGCCAATGATTGGAGATGAGGCAGTTTAGGTGTGGTGGCAGACAGAATATTAGAGGGCTTGAATGCTTGATGCATGGTGGTTGAGGGTGGTCAATTATGATGGGCGGCAGTTTAAGGAATACGTTGGCTATGATACCATACTTGCTATTTCATCCTTTTAATGAAGTAGTCTCTTTCAATAAACTTCTCTTAcctatcataaaaaaaaatgttaattctaTTACATTATTAGTATTAATAGTTTGTCCCTAATATATTActcataaaatatattttacctTTTTGTGTCTTTAGTATCTTGTAGTTACATGCTATATCTTGCTGCCTTACGTTctctcccaaaattgttttaTGCTAGTTCTATTGTCTTGTGGTGTGGAGTGGATGCATTAGAAACTGACCTAAGTTGACAAATttaagaagttattttgtttgaaTTCGGCAAAAACCTGGCTTCTGGTTTGCTCTATTGGACCCCTTCAATGAGATTACTATCGCAATAAGAAAAGCTGATATCAATTTTTAAAGGATCTAACAGCTTCCTCTTCTGCTTGTCTGTTGCAGCCATAATTTTAGTTGCCATAATCTACTATTATTCTCAACCTTTGGGTGCCTCAACATGGATCAGGGCATTAATGTATCCTTCTTGCTTTCAGTATAGTATTTTGGATTTGTCTTGAATTTGCATTCTGGAATACCAAAAATATGGTCAACCTCTTCCTTAATATGGTGGCTTTTCAGATATTGTGCCGTAGCACCTACCATCTTGGCTGGTCAAATTGATCCCATTCTCTTTGAAGCACTATATGTGAGTagcattcccccccccccccccccccctcctacTCTGTACTTGAACATACAATGTCAGAGTTTCtttctgttctttcttttcccttgcATTTTTCTGTCATTGTCTTTATAGGGTTATTGAGTTACATTAAAACATGCATTTCAATCTTCAGGCTTGTTTACACCTTTTTCTATCTATGAAGGAGAGGCAAGTTACTAATGCTTCTTTCATATTAGTCTGATGTGACCATAAtctctttgtgttatttttatctttacttCATAATTTCTTGATATGTTGCTGTTCTTGTCATAGGTTACTGAACTTTCCCCGGAAGAAGCTGAGAGTGTGACAGGTGGCTATGGTAAAAGTATTAGACATGTGATCATTGGATTAAAAACTGTGAAAGGAACCAAGCAAGTGGAGTTGGACCCAACCATTTATGATGCCTTGATCAAGGAGAAGGTAGgctccttttatttatttgctgTTATTTTTACAATGATAGAAATATATTTGCTTTTTTGATATATTCATTTACTTTGTATAATCTCTTTGTGAAGTATTTTAAATTTACTCATCCTTCTTATCCATGGAGTGTGTGTGAGGCTGTTGTatgcaaaattttcaatgaCTATGTTCATTTATTATTGCCACCTTGCAAAATGTTCTTCCATCAAAAGGAATACGATCCTTGTGGATTGGTGTTGTATTTAGCTAGTGGCAAATTAGTTGAATATCTAAGGCTTTATTGTTTTGTTGCTAGAGATTTGTGGtcttttaccttttctttattttgagtGGGTGATACCTTCAA
The DNA window shown above is from Quercus lobata isolate SW786 chromosome 7, ValleyOak3.0 Primary Assembly, whole genome shotgun sequence and carries:
- the LOC115952149 gene encoding mannose-P-dolichol utilization defect 1 protein homolog 2-like, producing MELDHHYLQILKILKNGSVRGLSVVAFELEVVGYTIALAYCLHQGLPFSAFGELAFLLVQAIILVAIIYYYSQPLGASTWIRALIYCAVAPTILAGQIDPILFEALYVTELSPEEAESVTGGYGKSIRHVIIGLKTVKGTKQVELDPTIYDALIKEKIHGHLCY